A stretch of the Jeotgalibacillus haloalkalitolerans genome encodes the following:
- a CDS encoding beta-propeller domain-containing protein: MKKWLITALLILVAGGGLTFYLLQKPEVTNTATGAEVRSVFSDHTWRMNFTEEMREDTVNEETVYVEDQNGNQTAVTVELMNEGHTLSVAPPDGGYENGAFYTLHLSEEIKSSLGLKLKNGQAIEFKIVTDLPSFTDEQELRDHFAALMENSRAVGGDIMVEESASEGSMESADTASSDGAGGDFSTTNNQVDGVEEADIVQTDGDYIYILYQNEKVRIEQILEDGSTETVHTITLGQGNFYGSSLYLSGDTLIAVGDFWHSKPGQEVSTTTAKIYDVTDPASPALTREFSAEGYLASSRMVEDVLYLVTNHHPDVWIMQENEDAEVRLQPFIKDTAVSDEFFTQPVDQIQKIPESDSAEYATISAVPINEPDTEATVHSYLGSSGQIYMSKENLYIASMQHTFFPMMDIMPAGGGPGDETEIYKFSIDRLNVQFAAQGKVPGRILNQFSMDEHNGYFRAATTKGSMWSEDQPSVNNLYILDEQMAISGSVEDLAPGERIYSARFMGDKAYIVTFRETDPLYVIDTSDPTAPEVLGELKIPGFSTYLHPLDDNHLIGFGVETSLEETKPGEAPIVRQEGMKISLFDITDFNNPVEKDVEVIGGRGTHSPIQYDHKALFRHEERGLYGFPIMLYEGKDDMNLEFEGQGAHIYSITTDGIELAAEYMDEKDPNQLYEEYESMVQRMIYVDDHLYLVKYNGIDHHPLP, encoded by the coding sequence ATGAAGAAGTGGTTGATTACTGCCCTGCTGATTCTGGTTGCAGGAGGCGGACTCACATTTTATCTGCTTCAGAAGCCTGAAGTGACGAATACAGCAACTGGCGCTGAAGTCAGATCTGTATTCAGCGACCATACGTGGCGGATGAATTTCACGGAAGAGATGCGTGAGGATACGGTAAATGAAGAAACTGTATATGTTGAAGATCAGAATGGAAATCAGACTGCCGTTACAGTTGAGCTGATGAATGAAGGTCATACACTGTCAGTAGCGCCTCCGGACGGCGGATATGAAAATGGTGCCTTTTACACACTGCATTTATCAGAGGAAATTAAATCCTCTCTTGGTTTGAAGCTGAAAAACGGGCAGGCCATTGAGTTTAAAATTGTAACAGATCTCCCTTCGTTTACAGACGAACAGGAACTGAGAGATCATTTTGCTGCGCTGATGGAAAATAGTCGGGCAGTTGGCGGGGATATTATGGTTGAAGAGTCTGCATCAGAAGGCAGTATGGAATCTGCTGACACCGCTTCATCAGATGGTGCAGGCGGCGATTTCTCTACTACAAATAATCAGGTTGATGGCGTGGAGGAAGCGGATATTGTCCAGACAGACGGAGACTATATTTATATTCTTTATCAAAATGAAAAGGTTAGAATTGAACAGATTTTAGAGGATGGCTCTACTGAAACGGTTCATACGATTACGCTCGGACAGGGGAACTTTTACGGTTCATCCCTTTATCTAAGTGGTGATACGCTAATTGCAGTCGGGGACTTCTGGCACAGCAAACCCGGTCAGGAGGTCAGTACGACAACTGCTAAAATTTACGATGTAACTGATCCTGCTTCTCCTGCTTTAACGCGGGAATTTTCAGCGGAAGGCTACCTTGCAAGCTCAAGGATGGTGGAGGACGTTCTTTACCTTGTCACGAATCATCACCCTGATGTCTGGATTATGCAGGAAAATGAAGATGCAGAAGTCAGGCTGCAGCCTTTCATAAAAGATACTGCAGTATCAGATGAATTCTTCACACAGCCGGTTGATCAGATTCAGAAGATTCCTGAATCAGACAGTGCTGAATATGCCACGATTTCAGCAGTGCCGATCAATGAGCCTGATACAGAAGCAACTGTTCATTCTTATCTCGGCAGCAGTGGTCAAATCTACATGTCAAAAGAAAATCTGTATATTGCTTCAATGCAGCATACGTTCTTCCCAATGATGGATATTATGCCTGCAGGCGGCGGACCGGGGGATGAAACTGAGATTTATAAATTTTCTATTGATAGGCTGAACGTTCAGTTTGCTGCACAGGGGAAAGTACCCGGACGTATCTTAAATCAATTTTCAATGGATGAGCACAACGGCTATTTCCGCGCTGCGACAACAAAAGGATCTATGTGGTCAGAGGATCAGCCTTCTGTGAACAACCTCTACATTTTAGATGAGCAGATGGCTATAAGCGGTTCGGTTGAAGACCTTGCACCTGGCGAACGCATCTATTCAGCGAGATTTATGGGGGATAAGGCGTATATCGTCACATTCAGGGAGACTGACCCATTGTACGTGATTGATACATCAGACCCAACAGCGCCTGAAGTACTTGGCGAGTTGAAAATTCCTGGATTCAGCACGTATCTTCACCCTCTCGATGACAATCATCTGATCGGTTTCGGCGTTGAAACCTCACTTGAAGAAACAAAGCCGGGTGAAGCACCGATTGTCAGACAGGAAGGCATGAAAATCTCCCTGTTTGATATCACAGATTTTAATAACCCGGTTGAAAAAGACGTGGAAGTGATCGGCGGGCGGGGCACACACTCTCCGATCCAGTACGATCATAAAGCGTTATTCAGGCATGAGGAACGCGGTCTGTACGGCTTTCCGATTATGCTGTATGAAGGCAAAGATGACATGAACCTTGAATTTGAAGGTCAGGGTGCGCATATATACAGCATCACTACTGACGGCATTGAACTTGCTGCAGAATACATGGATGAAAAAGATCCAAACCAGCTGTACGAGGAATATGAAAGTATGGTTCAGCGGATGATTTATGTGGATGATCACCTTTACCTTGTGAAATATAATGGAATTGACCATCACCCGCTGCCTTGA
- a CDS encoding sugar phosphate isomerase/epimerase family protein, with amino-acid sequence MVKVAIQLWSVKEAMEENPEQTIRELSGAGYDGVQLAGDYGKSGAEWKKILTDNHLEAAGIHMPVTALENQSELDHWISFSKEIGNNKLIIPFVDEEWRTLEGYKKLVHLMNAAAPKLNEAGIRLGYHHHDFEFQTVETSMTGWDVIEETADRDHIHFEIDVYWTEYAGIHTYNLLDRLKDHIFSIHLKDMVEENGHKRTAAIGKGSLDLKGFADRVQTDWLVVEQEHFDGNPLEEVKPSAQVVKEWYK; translated from the coding sequence ATGGTAAAAGTAGCGATACAGCTTTGGTCTGTCAAAGAAGCAATGGAAGAAAATCCTGAACAAACAATCCGTGAGCTGAGCGGGGCAGGTTATGATGGTGTGCAGCTGGCCGGTGACTACGGTAAATCAGGTGCAGAATGGAAAAAGATTTTAACAGACAACCATTTAGAGGCGGCAGGCATTCATATGCCGGTAACCGCACTGGAAAATCAATCTGAACTCGATCACTGGATCAGCTTCAGCAAAGAGATTGGCAACAATAAGCTGATTATTCCTTTCGTGGATGAAGAGTGGCGGACGCTTGAAGGTTATAAAAAACTGGTTCATCTAATGAATGCGGCAGCTCCAAAGTTAAATGAAGCAGGAATCAGGCTTGGCTATCACCATCACGATTTTGAGTTTCAAACAGTGGAAACAAGTATGACCGGCTGGGATGTCATTGAAGAAACAGCGGATCGGGATCATATTCATTTTGAAATCGATGTCTACTGGACAGAATATGCAGGAATCCATACATATAATCTGCTTGACCGTTTGAAAGATCATATTTTCTCTATTCATTTAAAAGATATGGTCGAAGAAAACGGTCATAAGAGAACCGCTGCGATTGGCAAAGGAAGCCTTGATCTGAAAGGTTTCGCTGATCGCGTCCAAACTGACTGGCTGGTTGTTGAGCAGGAGCACTTTGACGGCAATCCGCTTGAAGAAGTAAAGCCGAGTGCGCAGGTTGTAAAAGAATGGTATAAATAA
- a CDS encoding M55 family metallopeptidase, translating into MKVYLSVDMEGITGLPDYTYVSSNEKNYERGRLIMTQEANAVIEAAFEAGATEVLVNDSHSKMNNIVIEELHPDALLITGDVKPFSMVQGLDSTFDAAIFLGYHARAGQKGVMSHAMTWGVRNMWVDDEIVGELGLNAMVAGYFGVPVVMVGGDDCAAAEAKSLISGVKTAAVKETISRSAVKSLTPVKAQALLKETAADALKEMQAEPLIASDAPVFKIEFTNYGMAEWANLMPGTEIEPDTCIVTFRAKNILEAYQAMLVMTELAMRTSFC; encoded by the coding sequence ATGAAGGTTTACTTGTCAGTGGACATGGAAGGGATCACAGGACTTCCGGATTATACATATGTCAGTTCAAATGAAAAAAATTATGAGCGTGGCCGTCTGATCATGACGCAGGAAGCGAATGCCGTGATTGAAGCAGCTTTTGAAGCAGGCGCAACAGAAGTGCTGGTGAACGATTCGCATTCGAAGATGAATAATATTGTGATTGAGGAGCTGCATCCGGATGCACTGCTGATCACGGGGGATGTGAAGCCATTTTCGATGGTTCAGGGGCTTGATTCAACGTTTGATGCGGCAATCTTCCTCGGCTACCATGCCCGTGCAGGTCAAAAAGGTGTGATGTCACACGCCATGACGTGGGGCGTACGCAATATGTGGGTTGATGATGAAATCGTTGGTGAGCTCGGACTGAATGCAATGGTTGCAGGTTACTTCGGGGTTCCGGTTGTCATGGTTGGCGGCGATGATTGTGCAGCTGCTGAAGCAAAATCACTGATCAGTGGCGTGAAGACCGCAGCAGTAAAAGAAACGATTTCAAGATCTGCGGTGAAAAGTCTGACTCCTGTTAAAGCACAGGCGCTTTTAAAAGAAACGGCGGCAGACGCTTTAAAAGAGATGCAGGCTGAGCCTTTAATCGCATCAGATGCACCTGTTTTTAAAATCGAATTCACTAATTACGGTATGGCGGAGTGGGCGAATCTGATGCCCGGGACAGAGATAGAGCCGGACACCTGTATCGTCACATTCAGAGCTAAAAACATCTTAGAAGCATATCAGGCAATGTTAGTGATGACAGAGCTTGCTATGCGTACATCATTTTGTTAG
- a CDS encoding ABC transporter permease — MAGYIAKRFMMMVVTILVIATLTFVLMNAIPGSPFNEDRGTSEAVQANMNAHFGLDQPLYVQYGMYLKSIATFDFGPSIKNPNQTVNDLLGRGFPISAELGIITILLALISGVVLGVLAALRHNGVIDYLAMTLAVLGISIPNFVLATLVIQQFAVNWGVLPAATWSSPAHMVLPVIALATGPMAIIARLTRSSMLEVLTQDYIKMARAKGLTPFKIVVKHALKNAMLPVVTILGTLVAGILTGTFVIEKIFAIPGMGKYFVDSINDRDYPVIMGTTVFYSSILVIMLFLVDVAYTLLDPRIKLVKKGGE; from the coding sequence GTGGCAGGATACATAGCAAAACGTTTTATGATGATGGTTGTAACCATCCTTGTCATTGCGACACTTACATTCGTATTAATGAATGCGATTCCAGGTTCTCCGTTTAACGAGGACCGGGGCACGAGTGAAGCAGTACAGGCAAATATGAATGCACACTTCGGGCTCGATCAGCCGCTGTATGTGCAGTACGGCATGTACTTAAAGAGTATTGCCACATTTGATTTCGGACCGTCGATTAAGAATCCGAATCAGACAGTCAATGATTTACTTGGGAGAGGATTTCCGATTTCAGCAGAGCTCGGGATCATTACGATTTTACTGGCGCTGATCTCAGGCGTTGTGCTTGGCGTGCTGGCAGCGCTCAGACATAACGGCGTGATTGATTACCTGGCGATGACGCTTGCGGTACTTGGAATTTCGATTCCAAACTTTGTACTGGCGACGCTTGTCATTCAGCAGTTTGCGGTTAATTGGGGCGTACTTCCGGCAGCGACATGGTCAAGCCCGGCGCATATGGTACTTCCGGTTATTGCGCTTGCCACAGGGCCAATGGCGATTATCGCCCGCCTGACACGCTCAAGCATGCTTGAAGTGCTGACGCAGGATTACATAAAAATGGCGCGTGCAAAAGGCCTGACTCCTTTTAAAATCGTCGTCAAACACGCTTTGAAAAATGCGATGCTTCCAGTCGTCACGATTCTTGGTACGTTGGTAGCCGGCATCTTAACAGGAACGTTCGTCATTGAAAAAATCTTTGCGATTCCCGGAATGGGTAAATATTTCGTCGACAGTATTAATGACCGTGACTATCCGGTCATTATGGGAACGACCGTGTTTTACAGTTCCATTCTTGTCATCATGCTCTTCCTTGTGGATGTGGCATACACATTGCTTGATCCGAGGATTAAGCTTGTGAAGAAAGGAGGAGAGTAA
- a CDS encoding ABC transporter permease, producing MRKTVENPPSHHEQIPEDWFRPVGQDREKAEEVVRPSLSYWRDAWRRLLKNKLAMAGLLFLIGLAFMAIFGPMLTPHSPTTQNLPNQNLAPNSTHWFGTDNLGRDVFARTWYGARISLFVGLMAALIDFTIGIIYGGIAGYKGGRTDSAMMRVIEILYGLPYLLVVILLLVVMGPSLVTIIVALTVTGWIGMARIVRGQVMQIKNYEFVTASQSFGAKTSRIIRKNLLPNTMGPIIVQMTLTVPTAIFAEAFLSFLGLGIQAPHASWGVMANDALGVIISGHWWRLFFPAFFISLTMFAFNVLGDGLQDALDPKLRK from the coding sequence ATGAGAAAAACGGTAGAAAATCCTCCTTCACATCATGAACAGATTCCGGAGGACTGGTTCCGCCCGGTCGGACAGGATCGTGAAAAAGCAGAAGAGGTTGTAAGACCATCTCTTTCCTACTGGCGCGATGCTTGGAGAAGATTACTGAAAAACAAACTGGCAATGGCGGGACTATTATTTCTGATCGGCCTCGCTTTTATGGCGATATTCGGTCCAATGCTGACGCCGCACTCGCCAACGACTCAGAACCTGCCGAATCAGAACCTCGCACCAAACAGCACACACTGGTTTGGAACGGATAATCTGGGACGCGACGTATTTGCACGGACCTGGTACGGGGCACGGATCAGTTTATTTGTTGGTCTGATGGCTGCGCTGATTGATTTTACGATTGGTATTATCTATGGCGGAATCGCCGGCTATAAAGGCGGCAGAACCGATTCAGCGATGATGCGTGTCATTGAAATTTTATACGGACTGCCATACTTACTCGTTGTGATTCTGCTATTAGTTGTGATGGGCCCAAGCCTTGTAACGATCATTGTGGCACTGACGGTTACCGGCTGGATCGGGATGGCCAGGATCGTCCGCGGTCAGGTCATGCAGATCAAAAACTATGAATTCGTAACAGCTTCCCAGTCATTCGGAGCAAAAACATCACGGATCATCCGTAAAAACCTGCTGCCGAATACAATGGGACCAATCATTGTTCAAATGACGCTGACAGTACCGACTGCCATTTTCGCCGAAGCCTTCCTAAGCTTCCTCGGACTCGGTATTCAGGCACCGCACGCGAGCTGGGGCGTCATGGCCAACGACGCACTTGGGGTCATCATCTCAGGACACTGGTGGAGACTATTCTTCCCGGCATTCTTCATCTCACTCACCATGTTCGCATTTAACGTACTCGGTGACGGCCTGCAGGATGCATTAGATCCGAAACTTAGAAAATAG
- a CDS encoding ABC transporter ATP-binding protein: protein MTVADRKHRTVDGTAAGEPVLEVRDLEVTFKTYGGTVQAVRGVNFNVYKGETLAIVGESGSGKSVTSSAIMGLIPSPPGEITRGNVQFKGKDLTKLSKKDMREIRGVDISMIFQDPMTALNPTLKIGDQLTEGIRQHQKLSKAQANEKALEMMKLVGIPNPEERLKQYPHQFSGGMRQRIVIAIALMCEPELLIADEPTTALDVTIQAQILELFEEIQKKTGVSIILITHDLGVVAKIAHRIAVMYAGKIVEIGTKREVFYQPEHPYTQGLLNSVPRLDLKGKPLEPIEGTPPDLFSPPAGCPFAARCPHAMLVCEKVVPQTEHLSETHQADCWLLDERAQR, encoded by the coding sequence ATGACTGTAGCAGACAGAAAACACCGTACAGTCGATGGGACTGCGGCAGGAGAGCCTGTCCTTGAAGTGCGTGACCTTGAAGTAACGTTTAAAACGTATGGGGGAACCGTGCAGGCTGTGCGTGGTGTGAACTTTAACGTATATAAAGGCGAAACCCTTGCCATTGTAGGTGAATCCGGCTCGGGTAAAAGTGTGACGTCAAGCGCGATTATGGGGCTGATCCCGTCACCACCAGGCGAAATTACACGCGGCAACGTTCAATTTAAAGGGAAAGACCTGACGAAGCTGTCCAAAAAAGACATGCGGGAGATCCGCGGGGTTGATATCTCAATGATCTTCCAGGATCCGATGACGGCGCTGAACCCTACATTAAAAATAGGGGACCAGCTGACAGAAGGGATCCGCCAACACCAGAAGCTTTCAAAAGCACAGGCGAATGAAAAAGCGCTTGAGATGATGAAGCTTGTCGGGATTCCAAATCCTGAAGAGCGGCTGAAGCAATATCCTCACCAGTTCAGCGGCGGGATGAGACAGCGGATTGTCATCGCCATTGCACTGATGTGTGAGCCGGAGCTGCTGATTGCGGATGAACCGACGACGGCACTGGATGTAACGATTCAGGCCCAGATTCTTGAACTATTTGAAGAGATTCAGAAGAAAACCGGCGTTTCCATTATTTTGATCACGCATGACCTTGGCGTTGTGGCAAAAATCGCCCATCGGATTGCAGTCATGTATGCCGGAAAAATTGTAGAAATCGGTACAAAGCGCGAGGTCTTTTATCAGCCCGAGCACCCTTATACGCAGGGACTGTTGAATTCAGTTCCACGACTTGATTTAAAAGGAAAGCCGCTTGAGCCAATCGAAGGCACACCGCCGGATTTATTTTCACCGCCGGCAGGCTGTCCATTTGCAGCCAGATGTCCGCACGCCATGCTTGTGTGTGAAAAAGTGGTGCCGCAGACAGAGCATCTGTCAGAGACGCATCAGGCGGACTGCTGGCTTTTAGATGAAAGAGCACAAAGGTAA
- a CDS encoding peptide ABC transporter substrate-binding protein produces the protein MKKWGIFLFSIVMVLVLAACTANDEAGQEEQDEGVQSEESGGEKVLRMNNGTEPTSMNPPIGFDASSWNVLNNVMEGLTRLGQDDQPQEAMAESWEVSEDGLTYTFKIREDANWSNGEPVTAEDFVYAWTYMLEPETASPAAFLAYFIEGAEAFNAGEGSAEDLGLTAVDEKTFEVKLAQPTGAFLNIISNPSFFPVHKATAEENPEWFAEADTFVANGPFKLESWEHDSEIVMAKNEEYWDAETVKLDKVHWAMVSDTNTEYQMFESGDLDMTEIPADSAEELIDSENVVIEDQAGLAFYRFNVEEEPFQNKKIRQAIGKAVNQQELVDYVTKMGEVPATGFVSPGFEDAEGNDFRETNGDLQTFDAEEAKQLLEEGMEEEGYDELPTITLTYSNTESNRIVAEAIQQMVSQNIGVDMELSASESNVFLDEQRALQHQLSRSSFLHDYADPVNALESFVTDSSMNRTGWSNEEYDQLIADAKAETDEQARYELLYEAEKLLMEEAPIFTLHYYNQVYLYADSISDVVRHPVGYLELKWADKEA, from the coding sequence ATGAAAAAATGGGGAATCTTTTTATTTTCAATCGTCATGGTGCTTGTACTTGCAGCCTGCACGGCAAACGATGAAGCCGGCCAGGAAGAGCAGGATGAGGGCGTCCAGAGCGAAGAGTCAGGCGGAGAAAAAGTCCTTCGCATGAACAACGGCACAGAGCCGACATCAATGAACCCGCCAATCGGATTTGATGCATCGTCATGGAACGTTCTGAATAACGTAATGGAAGGACTGACGCGTCTTGGTCAGGACGACCAGCCACAGGAAGCAATGGCAGAGTCATGGGAAGTATCTGAAGACGGACTTACATATACATTTAAAATCCGTGAAGATGCAAACTGGTCAAATGGAGAGCCTGTAACAGCAGAAGACTTCGTTTATGCGTGGACGTATATGCTTGAGCCTGAAACTGCATCTCCTGCAGCATTCCTTGCTTACTTCATTGAAGGAGCTGAAGCTTTCAACGCAGGTGAAGGAAGTGCAGAAGACCTTGGACTGACAGCTGTAGATGAGAAAACATTTGAAGTGAAGCTTGCACAGCCAACTGGTGCGTTCTTAAACATCATCTCAAACCCTTCATTCTTCCCGGTGCATAAAGCAACGGCTGAAGAAAATCCTGAATGGTTTGCTGAAGCTGACACATTCGTTGCAAACGGACCGTTCAAGCTTGAATCATGGGAGCATGACAGTGAAATCGTCATGGCGAAAAACGAAGAGTACTGGGATGCAGAAACTGTAAAGCTTGATAAAGTTCACTGGGCAATGGTCAGCGATACAAACACTGAGTACCAGATGTTTGAAAGTGGAGACCTTGATATGACAGAAATCCCTGCAGACAGCGCTGAAGAACTGATTGACTCTGAAAATGTAGTCATCGAAGATCAGGCAGGTCTTGCATTCTACCGTTTTAACGTAGAAGAGGAGCCATTCCAGAACAAGAAGATCCGCCAGGCAATCGGGAAAGCCGTGAACCAGCAGGAGCTTGTTGACTATGTAACGAAGATGGGTGAAGTTCCTGCAACAGGATTTGTTTCACCTGGATTTGAAGATGCAGAAGGGAACGACTTCCGTGAAACAAATGGAGACCTTCAGACATTTGACGCTGAAGAAGCGAAGCAGCTTCTTGAAGAAGGAATGGAAGAGGAAGGCTATGACGAGCTTCCAACCATCACTCTGACTTACAGCAACACTGAATCAAACCGTATCGTTGCTGAAGCAATCCAGCAAATGGTCAGCCAGAATATTGGCGTTGACATGGAGCTTTCCGCTTCAGAAAGTAACGTATTCCTTGATGAGCAGCGCGCACTGCAGCACCAGCTGTCACGAAGCTCATTCCTGCATGACTATGCTGACCCTGTAAACGCGCTTGAAAGCTTTGTTACGGATTCATCCATGAACCGTACAGGCTGGTCAAATGAAGAATACGATCAGCTGATTGCCGACGCGAAAGCTGAAACAGATGAGCAGGCACGCTATGAACTGCTTTATGAAGCTGAAAAGCTGTTAATGGAAGAAGCACCAATCTTCACACTTCACTACTACAACCAGGTTTACCTGTATGCAGACAGCATCTCTGATGTTGTGCGACACCCGGTTGGTTACCTTGAACTGAAGTGGGCAGATAAGGAAGCTTAA
- a CDS encoding S66 peptidase family protein — MILPKQLQSGDTVGFIAPASPPNIKSMEKSIEFFTSLGLKVKEGKHVRKVYGYLAGTDEERLEDLHAMFADPEVSAVICAGGGYGTGRIADKINYDLIRQNPKIFWGYSDITYLHTAIRQETGLITFHGPMPASDIGKDEFHALSGKMFAQLFEPRELHYTEAIGELNVITAGGATGELTGGNLTLIVSTLNTKHEIDMKDKILLIEDVDEEPYRIDGMLSQLKSAGKLQELNGIVAGDFKNAVPTNGKPSLSLDEVLQHYLGDLGIPVVSGFKIGHCEPHFSVPLGVNAKLSAADKTLTLLPGVD, encoded by the coding sequence ATGATCTTACCAAAACAATTACAGAGCGGAGACACAGTCGGATTTATCGCGCCGGCCAGCCCGCCAAATATAAAAAGCATGGAAAAATCAATCGAATTCTTCACATCACTCGGATTAAAAGTAAAAGAAGGCAAACACGTTCGAAAAGTATACGGTTATTTAGCAGGAACAGATGAGGAGCGGCTTGAAGACCTCCACGCGATGTTTGCAGATCCTGAAGTCAGTGCAGTCATTTGCGCAGGCGGCGGTTACGGAACAGGTCGCATCGCAGACAAAATTAACTATGACCTGATCCGTCAAAACCCAAAAATCTTTTGGGGATACAGTGATATCACATATTTACACACAGCAATCCGCCAGGAAACAGGACTTATTACATTCCACGGTCCAATGCCCGCTTCAGATATCGGCAAAGATGAGTTTCACGCGCTTTCAGGTAAAATGTTTGCCCAGCTGTTTGAGCCGAGGGAGCTTCATTATACTGAAGCAATCGGTGAGCTGAATGTCATAACAGCAGGTGGAGCAACAGGAGAGCTGACGGGCGGGAATTTGACGCTGATTGTGAGCACACTGAATACAAAGCACGAAATTGATATGAAAGACAAAATTCTTTTAATTGAAGATGTAGATGAAGAGCCTTACAGAATTGACGGTATGCTGAGCCAGCTGAAGTCAGCGGGTAAACTGCAGGAGCTGAACGGAATTGTGGCAGGTGATTTTAAAAATGCTGTGCCGACAAACGGAAAGCCGTCACTGTCACTTGACGAAGTGCTGCAGCATTATTTAGGAGATCTCGGTATCCCTGTTGTGTCAGGCTTTAAAATCGGTCACTGTGAACCACATTTTTCAGTGCCGCTCGGGGTTAACGCAAAGCTGTCAGCTGCTGATAAAACGCTGACGCTGCTGCCGGGGGTGGATTAA
- a CDS encoding dipeptide epimerase produces MKIRSIETFRVRVPLKKPFKTALRTLTVSDSVIVKVTDEEGRTGYGEAPPTHVITGDSLSSIVEAVNGIIAPKCIGQSLLNRENLLHTVNTSMVRNTSAKAAVDCAIHDLLAQHAGMPLYQFLGGAADSFETDYTVSVNEPDEMAADAAQFNRDGFSVLKIKVGIGAIEDDLKRIRAIREKTDCTLRLDANQGWTAKEAVYAISRMEDEGLNIELVEQPVKAHDLKGLKYVTDHTYTKVMADESVFSPQDAIRVLEMRAADLINIKLMKAGGIHQAMTIAKLAEAYEIPCMTGSMIETKVGISAAAHFAASQRNITRYDFDAPLLLAEDIVNGGVQFNSAHMTFSTAPGLGIESIKDHAVLKEVNK; encoded by the coding sequence ATGAAGATCCGCTCTATTGAAACATTCCGCGTCAGAGTGCCGCTGAAAAAACCGTTTAAGACAGCACTCAGAACGCTAACTGTTTCTGATTCTGTCATTGTAAAAGTAACGGATGAAGAGGGACGCACAGGATACGGTGAGGCGCCGCCGACACACGTCATTACAGGCGATTCACTTTCAAGTATTGTAGAAGCGGTCAACGGCATTATTGCACCGAAGTGTATTGGACAGTCACTTTTGAATAGAGAAAATCTGCTTCATACCGTGAACACGTCAATGGTCCGCAATACAAGCGCAAAGGCTGCGGTGGATTGTGCAATCCATGACCTGCTCGCACAGCACGCCGGCATGCCGCTTTATCAGTTTCTTGGCGGCGCAGCGGATTCCTTTGAAACGGACTACACGGTCAGTGTGAATGAGCCGGACGAAATGGCTGCAGATGCTGCACAATTTAACAGAGACGGCTTCTCTGTTCTCAAAATCAAAGTCGGGATTGGCGCAATTGAAGATGATCTTAAACGCATTAGAGCCATCCGTGAAAAAACAGATTGCACGCTGAGACTTGATGCAAATCAGGGGTGGACTGCAAAAGAAGCAGTCTATGCAATCAGCAGGATGGAAGATGAGGGGCTGAATATTGAACTCGTCGAACAGCCGGTTAAAGCGCATGATCTAAAAGGATTGAAATACGTAACAGACCATACATATACAAAGGTTATGGCAGATGAAAGTGTCTTCAGCCCGCAGGATGCCATCCGCGTGCTTGAAATGCGTGCAGCAGACCTGATCAATATCAAGCTCATGAAAGCAGGCGGTATTCATCAGGCAATGACGATTGCAAAGCTTGCTGAAGCCTATGAGATTCCCTGTATGACTGGCAGCATGATTGAAACGAAGGTCGGTATTTCAGCAGCTGCCCATTTTGCGGCAAGCCAGCGGAATATTACGCGCTATGATTTTGATGCACCTCTTTTACTGGCTGAGGATATTGTCAATGGAGGTGTCCAGTTCAATAGCGCCCATATGACATTTAGCACTGCACCGGGACTTGGCATTGAATCAATTAAAGATCATGCAGTGCTTAAGGAGGTAAATAAATGA